A genomic segment from Malus domestica chromosome 05, GDT2T_hap1 encodes:
- the LOC114825198 gene encoding bidirectional sugar transporter SWEET1-like, protein MKAFRIFGVEEVMNIPKFLFRVIFGNAIALFQFLAPTDAFKRIMMKNKFTEQFFLGIPYLMTLLNCLITTAWYCLPFVSPCSILVSTVNTIGAALESIYLLIFVTLAPKREKEKIIELLTFVLSFKQQ, encoded by the exons ATGAAAGCCTTTAGAATATTTGGCGTTGAAGAGGTTATGAATATTCCCAAGTTCTTATTCAGAGTAATCTTTG GAAATGCAATTGCTTTGTTCCAGTTCTTGGCACCAAC GGATGCATTTAAAAGGATCATGATGAAGAATAAGTTCACAGAGCAGTTCTTCTTGGGCATCCCATACCTGATGACTCTGCTCAACTGCCTCATTACAACCGCTTG GTATTGCCTGCCATTTGTGTCTCCATGCAGCATATTGGTATCGACAGTCAATACTATCGGGGCAGCTCTTGAATCCATATACCTGTTGATCTTCGTCACATTGGCccccaaaagagaaaaagaaaaaattattgagCTCCTCACTTTTGTGCTCTCTTTTAAGCAACAGTAG